A single Methylomonas sp. AM2-LC DNA region contains:
- a CDS encoding ATP-binding protein: protein MYIFDSRTAFLIVGTLYLLLPSFTWIVLSKLRNVQVAYWCGGGVLVGSSMILGALNGIIPNWVTVFVSSVMFFIAQLFRIQTFRLDIDKPIPLNLMLLAVVVYSLIVYWLHYILENYVLRAQFNSVVVSALLFYLVSLVWRIGRNEKSENALWIGRVFVLVAIVLLIRVCFLIGKTGDAVVYQEGLIANLVMMSSLLAAVVSHFSYIGLALDRSMRREVKAAAELARDEENQRLGLQIAQLDRQRSLGELSASLSHELNQPLTAILTNAQLAKRGIHTGRFTQHQIVDCFEKIIYNTQRADKIIDRIRDFIRPMPVRNETVDVNRVVREVAELVSADLRRMNISLILSSAAEPILINGDPILLSQIVFNLFRNAIQALSHVSKREIRVFCSYENEHAMLRIQDSGSGMTAETLAKIGTPFFTTKVNGLGVGLSISIGIAKQMGGKLSFANVEARDGNGAIFVLNLPAVRKDKYDHA, encoded by the coding sequence ATGTACATCTTTGATTCACGAACTGCTTTTTTGATTGTAGGCACCTTATATCTATTACTGCCAAGTTTTACCTGGATAGTCTTGTCAAAACTCCGTAACGTCCAAGTTGCCTATTGGTGCGGCGGGGGGGTACTGGTGGGTAGTAGTATGATTCTGGGGGCACTCAATGGCATTATTCCTAACTGGGTCACTGTTTTTGTCAGTTCAGTAATGTTTTTCATAGCCCAACTCTTCCGCATCCAAACTTTTCGACTTGATATCGATAAGCCCATACCTTTAAATCTAATGCTACTTGCTGTAGTCGTTTACAGTCTGATCGTTTATTGGCTGCATTATATTTTAGAAAACTATGTGCTACGTGCGCAATTTAACAGTGTTGTTGTATCTGCTTTGCTTTTTTATCTAGTTTCATTAGTCTGGCGTATCGGACGTAATGAAAAGAGTGAAAATGCATTATGGATAGGACGGGTGTTTGTACTTGTTGCAATAGTACTATTAATCCGGGTGTGTTTTTTGATAGGTAAGACGGGTGATGCTGTTGTTTATCAAGAAGGGCTTATAGCTAACTTGGTGATGATGAGCAGCTTGCTGGCCGCAGTGGTAAGCCATTTTAGTTATATAGGTTTGGCTTTGGATCGTTCCATGCGGCGTGAAGTTAAAGCAGCGGCGGAATTGGCGAGAGATGAAGAAAATCAGCGTCTGGGTTTGCAGATTGCGCAACTTGATCGTCAACGCAGTTTAGGTGAGTTGTCAGCTTCACTGAGCCATGAGTTAAATCAACCGCTCACGGCGATTTTGACCAATGCACAATTAGCAAAACGAGGTATCCATACCGGACGGTTTACACAACACCAGATTGTAGACTGTTTTGAAAAAATTATTTACAACACTCAGCGGGCTGATAAGATCATTGATCGGATTCGCGATTTTATTCGCCCCATGCCAGTAAGAAACGAAACAGTCGATGTTAACCGGGTGGTTAGAGAAGTCGCTGAGTTGGTTAGTGCCGATTTAAGAAGAATGAATATCAGTTTAATTCTTTCAAGTGCTGCTGAACCTATTCTTATCAATGGCGACCCTATACTGCTGTCACAAATTGTATTTAATCTATTTCGCAATGCCATTCAGGCTTTATCGCATGTTTCAAAACGAGAGATTAGAGTGTTTTGTAGTTATGAAAATGAGCATGCCATGTTACGCATTCAAGATAGTGGTTCAGGAATGACTGCTGAGACGCTGGCTAAAATAGGAACGCCTTTTTTTACCACTAAAGTCAATGGCTTAGGTGTGGGGCTGTCAATTTCAATAGGGATAGCAAAGCAGATGGGCGGTAAGCTAAGTTTTGCCAATGTGGAGGCGCGGGATGGCAATGGTGCAATTTTTGTACTTAATTTACCCGCTGTGCGTAAGGATAAATATGACCATGCCTAA
- a CDS encoding response regulator, with the protein MTMPKASRHFLTPFELEFAERCALGLVVIIDDDYEILSALAALIKFEGYACKTYTSALTYLQVLNENRHVLPGPRCVLCDVRMPEMDGLQLQQRLAKLNDTPMLLMSGGSGAQEVVSAFHAGALDFLIKPVDTDRLLAAVTNALQISNERQILDKKKYFFAARIKTLTTRELDIAQRVAAGQTNPSIAAEIGIALRTVKLYRKRAMDKLGIVKTLDLVRIADEGYLNGVNNLKAEQCISSFQSDCVDF; encoded by the coding sequence ATGACCATGCCTAAAGCCAGTCGTCATTTTTTAACACCTTTTGAGCTGGAATTTGCAGAACGTTGTGCGCTAGGATTGGTGGTGATCATTGATGACGATTATGAGATTCTTTCTGCGCTGGCCGCTTTGATTAAATTTGAAGGCTATGCATGCAAAACTTACACCTCAGCGTTGACTTATCTGCAAGTATTAAATGAAAATCGACACGTGTTACCCGGTCCACGTTGCGTGCTTTGTGATGTAAGAATGCCAGAAATGGATGGTTTGCAATTACAACAGCGTTTGGCAAAACTGAACGACACACCCATGTTGTTGATGAGCGGAGGTAGTGGTGCACAGGAAGTGGTTAGCGCTTTTCATGCGGGTGCGCTGGATTTTTTGATTAAACCCGTAGACACAGACAGGTTGTTGGCTGCCGTGACCAATGCCTTACAGATTAGCAATGAACGGCAAATACTTGATAAAAAGAAATATTTCTTCGCCGCTCGCATTAAGACCCTGACAACACGTGAACTTGATATTGCCCAGCGCGTGGCGGCTGGACAAACTAATCCGTCAATTGCTGCTGAAATTGGAATTGCGTTGCGAACGGTAAAGCTCTATCGCAAGCGTGCTATGGATAAACTGGGCATAGTTAAAACCTTGGATTTGGTACGCATTGCTGATGAAGGCTACTTGAATGGGGTAAATAACCTTAAAGCTGAACAGTGTATTAGCAGTTTTCAGAGTGATTGCGTGGATTTTTAA
- a CDS encoding transketolase C-terminal domain-containing protein, which translates to MATFPIDLSAYQRISLNPGNPTLTAEQRTALQANIQLCRDAIVFFTATGAARGVGGHTGGPYDTVPEVVIMDALFRGAAEQFVPIFFDEAGHRVATQYLMSTLNGDLPAERLTQYRAAHSHLPGHPELGFTPGVKFSSGRLGHMWPYVNGVAIANPNKILFCLGSDGSQQEGNDAEAARLAVAQNLNVKLIIDDNDVTIAGHPSKYLGGCSTAKTLAGHGLTVLEGNGEDIDDLYQRIVTAINTPGPVAVINHRPMCPGIAGLEGSTHGHDVVSVKVALEYLEAKGRTEAVEFLKGVKAPKNDAVFLGSSDKWDANRNVFGDAAVAILSRLSPAERLEKVRVIDSDLEGSCGLKKIHDAFPEIFIASGIMERGNFSAAAGFGMEKGKQGIFGTFSAFLEMTLSEITMARLNNSNVLSHYSHSGIDDMADNTCHFGLNNFFADNGLSDGYATNLYFPADPLQMKACLESIFFDPGLRFVFSTRSKVPTILDSKGQEFFGGDYKFVPGKDEVIREGTQGYIVSFGDALYRSLDAVERLKQQGIDVGLINKPTLNVVDEEMLAKIGNSPRVLVVEAFNRKTGLGSRMGTWLLERGYAPKYTHIGTHKEGCGGLWEQYPHQGIDPEGIMASFLKG; encoded by the coding sequence ATGGCAACTTTTCCCATTGATCTAAGCGCTTATCAGCGTATTAGTTTAAATCCAGGCAATCCAACATTAACTGCCGAACAACGCACAGCTTTACAAGCGAATATTCAACTTTGCCGCGATGCTATTGTATTTTTCACTGCGACGGGTGCTGCGCGTGGTGTAGGTGGTCATACCGGCGGCCCCTATGATACCGTACCAGAAGTAGTCATTATGGATGCCTTGTTTCGCGGAGCAGCCGAACAATTCGTACCCATTTTCTTCGACGAAGCTGGACATCGGGTTGCTACTCAATATTTAATGTCTACCCTTAATGGTGACTTACCTGCCGAACGTTTGACTCAATACCGTGCGGCACACTCACACTTACCGGGTCATCCAGAATTAGGCTTTACTCCTGGTGTTAAATTTAGCTCGGGTCGTTTAGGCCATATGTGGCCATATGTTAACGGTGTAGCCATTGCCAACCCTAATAAAATATTGTTTTGTTTAGGTTCGGATGGTTCGCAGCAGGAAGGTAATGATGCAGAAGCTGCCCGCTTGGCAGTTGCACAAAACCTGAATGTTAAACTGATTATCGACGATAACGATGTCACCATAGCTGGACACCCTTCAAAATACTTAGGTGGTTGCTCTACCGCAAAAACGCTGGCGGGACATGGACTAACTGTATTAGAAGGCAATGGCGAAGATATTGATGACCTTTACCAACGCATCGTAACCGCCATCAATACCCCAGGTCCAGTTGCGGTAATCAATCACCGCCCTATGTGTCCTGGCATAGCTGGCCTTGAAGGTTCTACCCACGGCCACGATGTTGTGTCAGTAAAAGTGGCACTGGAGTATCTGGAAGCCAAAGGCAGAACAGAGGCTGTTGAATTTCTTAAGGGCGTTAAAGCACCTAAAAATGACGCAGTTTTCCTTGGTTCCAGTGATAAATGGGATGCAAACCGCAATGTGTTTGGTGATGCTGCTGTGGCTATATTGAGCCGTCTTAGCCCAGCAGAACGTTTGGAAAAAGTTCGGGTAATTGACAGCGATTTGGAAGGTTCTTGTGGTTTAAAGAAAATTCACGATGCTTTCCCAGAAATTTTTATTGCTTCTGGCATCATGGAACGCGGAAATTTCTCAGCTGCTGCCGGTTTTGGTATGGAAAAAGGCAAGCAAGGTATTTTTGGTACCTTTAGTGCGTTTCTGGAAATGACACTTTCCGAAATTACTATGGCCAGATTGAACAATTCCAATGTATTAAGTCATTACTCGCATTCCGGTATTGATGATATGGCAGACAATACCTGTCACTTTGGCTTAAATAACTTTTTCGCCGACAATGGTTTGAGTGATGGTTATGCTACCAATCTGTATTTCCCAGCAGATCCATTGCAAATGAAAGCGTGTCTGGAATCAATATTTTTTGATCCAGGTTTACGCTTTGTGTTTTCCACCCGCTCTAAAGTCCCCACTATTCTGGATAGTAAAGGTCAGGAGTTTTTTGGTGGCGATTACAAATTTGTCCCTGGTAAAGATGAAGTAATCCGCGAAGGTACCCAAGGTTATATTGTTAGCTTCGGTGACGCTTTATATCGCTCATTGGATGCCGTTGAACGTTTAAAACAACAAGGTATCGATGTAGGTCTAATCAATAAACCAACATTGAATGTGGTTGATGAAGAAATGCTGGCTAAAATTGGTAACTCTCCACGCGTGTTAGTGGTTGAAGCATTTAATCGCAAAACCGGATTGGGTAGTCGTATGGGTACTTGGTTATTGGAAAGAGGATATGCGCCTAAATACACTCATATAGGCACACATAAAGAAGGCTGTGGTGGTCTGTGGGAACAATATCCTCACCAAGGAATTGATCCAGAAGGCATTATGGCAAGCTTCTTAAAAGGTTGA
- a CDS encoding Spy/CpxP family protein refolding chaperone, with amino-acid sequence MKVSGNNVLNVSKHLILSVAMATSLLFVPGLSLAVDKDAHEDQTELRIKDMHTKLKITAEQEAQWSKVTQVMLEEAKNMDSLTQTRIEQAKNMTAIDDLKSYAEIAEAHTNGIKKLIPAFAELYSGMSDTQKKEADLLFREGFSKQKHKKAHKEAAGN; translated from the coding sequence GTGAAAGTAAGTGGCAACAATGTCTTAAATGTAAGTAAACACCTTATTTTATCAGTCGCAATGGCCACAAGCCTGTTATTTGTACCCGGTTTATCGTTGGCCGTTGATAAAGACGCGCACGAAGATCAAACCGAATTACGCATTAAGGATATGCATACAAAATTAAAAATTACAGCAGAGCAGGAAGCACAATGGTCAAAAGTAACGCAAGTCATGCTTGAAGAAGCTAAAAACATGGACTCACTAACTCAAACCAGAATCGAACAGGCCAAGAATATGACGGCCATTGACGATCTTAAATCCTATGCAGAGATTGCAGAAGCCCATACAAACGGGATAAAAAAGCTGATTCCGGCTTTTGCAGAACTTTATTCTGGCATGTCTGATACCCAGAAAAAGGAAGCCGACCTGTTGTTCCGCGAAGGTTTCAGTAAACAAAAACACAAAAAAGCGCACAAGGAAGCCGCTGGTAATTAA
- a CDS encoding DUF302 domain-containing protein: MLKRVFIVLSLLFISGCSLWPLSGERVPFYQVETPKPYDDVLIDLDVAIAEHNFRITAHSRVGKVIRERGAENFPEFDTIQFCNLTLAKTMLEISPPAIGFMPCNIVTYQLDGKTIIKTHLLPEDNDNQALNEFAQQMNPQLRQIVDFAAKP, encoded by the coding sequence ATGTTAAAGAGAGTTTTCATTGTCCTAAGCCTGTTGTTCATTAGTGGTTGTTCGCTATGGCCATTGTCAGGTGAACGTGTGCCATTTTATCAGGTAGAAACCCCAAAGCCGTATGATGATGTGTTAATTGATCTTGATGTGGCTATTGCCGAACATAATTTTCGTATTACGGCCCATAGCCGAGTAGGTAAGGTAATCCGAGAGCGAGGCGCTGAAAATTTTCCTGAGTTTGATACCATTCAGTTTTGCAATTTGACTCTGGCGAAAACCATGCTGGAAATTAGTCCACCCGCTATTGGGTTTATGCCCTGTAATATTGTGACTTATCAACTGGACGGAAAAACCATCATTAAAACGCATTTGTTACCAGAAGATAACGATAATCAAGCGCTAAACGAGTTCGCCCAGCAGATGAATCCTCAGTTAAGACAAATTGTCGATTTTGCAGCAAAACCCTAA
- a CDS encoding EexN family lipoprotein, protein MLKTSVQKNILIILVLVIVGMLTLITSNATNHVEATANRLNQSDADNPTDVNWYLNHTVEAQQIVQKCHENTIQDSQNCINAEFATKLTGK, encoded by the coding sequence ATGCTAAAAACGTCTGTCCAAAAAAACATATTAATTATTTTGGTTTTGGTGATTGTTGGTATGCTAACTTTAATAACTAGCAACGCTACTAACCATGTTGAAGCGACTGCCAATAGATTAAACCAGAGTGACGCTGACAACCCAACGGATGTAAATTGGTATCTTAACCATACTGTTGAAGCGCAACAAATAGTTCAGAAATGCCATGAAAATACTATTCAAGACTCTCAAAATTGTATTAATGCTGAGTTTGCAACAAAGCTTACTGGTAAATAA
- the mobA gene encoding molybdenum cofactor guanylyltransferase MobA, whose translation MHAQNKVSGVVLAGGQAKRMQQQDKGLLLLNGRPLVSYTLAAMLPLVDELMISANRNQMKYSQFGYPIVADQSQNFQGPLAGILAAMQVAEYPLLLVAPCDTPLLQSQYLLRLLNALTPETHLSIAFDGERMHPVCMAVKTQLYGNLYDFLKNGGRKMQHWVNQQQSVQVDLSDVPEIFININTPTELDALEENLKK comes from the coding sequence ATGCACGCACAAAACAAAGTAAGTGGTGTAGTTTTGGCAGGTGGGCAGGCTAAACGCATGCAGCAACAGGATAAAGGCTTATTACTGTTGAATGGACGCCCCTTAGTCAGTTACACTTTGGCAGCCATGTTACCTTTAGTCGACGAACTAATGATTAGTGCTAACCGCAATCAGATGAAGTATAGTCAATTCGGTTATCCGATTGTTGCCGATCAGTCTCAAAATTTCCAGGGTCCCTTAGCAGGCATACTCGCGGCTATGCAAGTCGCAGAATATCCATTGTTACTAGTGGCACCCTGCGATACCCCTCTTCTGCAAAGCCAATATTTACTGCGCTTATTAAACGCGTTAACGCCAGAAACTCATCTGAGTATAGCCTTTGATGGTGAACGCATGCATCCAGTCTGCATGGCAGTCAAAACCCAGCTGTATGGCAATTTGTACGACTTTTTAAAAAATGGGGGCCGAAAAATGCAACACTGGGTTAATCAGCAACAAAGTGTACAGGTTGACTTAAGCGATGTGCCTGAAATATTTATCAACATTAATACACCCACTGAATTAGACGCTTTAGAAGAAAACCTGAAAAAGTAA
- a CDS encoding HDOD domain-containing protein, which produces MAQVIEEETANKLLKGICIPPQPQIMVDLQMEMQMPETSLENICAIISKDIGISGCILKVVNSPFFKLSNQIASIKEALCLLGIVNIANIINSLSIRDSFSDAKIIEMTPFWDNAMDVAMTSAAISRQLGLATPDEAYTLGLFHNTGIPLLVDKHPQYPKILAEAYNESKRKITDIENDRIGTNHAVVGYFVAKAWKLPSYLAEVIASHHKTEDIFADIVQTDKHQKNLLAILKLAENTCKSCQTFGHTRVDHEFLRIKKNILIYIGLSEYDFEDLQHELLEMSQSYTR; this is translated from the coding sequence ATGGCCCAAGTTATTGAAGAAGAAACCGCAAATAAATTGCTGAAAGGAATTTGTATACCACCACAACCGCAAATTATGGTTGATCTACAAATGGAAATGCAGATGCCTGAAACCAGTTTAGAAAATATTTGCGCAATTATCAGTAAAGATATTGGTATTTCGGGATGTATTCTAAAAGTAGTTAATAGCCCATTTTTCAAATTAAGCAATCAGATAGCGTCCATTAAAGAAGCGCTTTGCCTGCTGGGGATTGTAAATATAGCCAATATTATTAATTCACTGTCGATTCGAGATAGCTTTTCCGATGCTAAAATTATTGAAATGACACCTTTCTGGGACAACGCCATGGATGTGGCTATGACCAGTGCAGCCATTTCCCGACAGCTAGGTCTAGCAACACCTGATGAAGCTTATACGCTGGGGTTGTTTCATAATACCGGTATTCCGTTATTAGTTGATAAGCATCCGCAATATCCAAAAATACTGGCGGAAGCGTATAACGAATCCAAACGAAAGATTACGGATATCGAAAACGATAGAATTGGAACCAATCATGCGGTGGTGGGTTATTTTGTTGCTAAAGCCTGGAAATTACCTTCTTACCTAGCCGAAGTTATTGCCAGTCATCACAAAACCGAAGACATTTTTGCTGACATAGTGCAAACCGACAAGCATCAGAAAAACTTGCTAGCTATTCTTAAATTGGCAGAAAACACCTGTAAATCCTGTCAGACTTTTGGTCACACACGAGTTGATCATGAATTTTTGCGCATCAAAAAAAACATCTTGATATACATCGGACTCAGTGAATATGATTTTGAAGATTTACAGCACGAACTGCTTGAGATGAGTCAAAGTTACACGCGTTGA
- a CDS encoding sigma-54 dependent transcriptional regulator, which produces MSNFKAFIGQSPIMADVINSARIVSSSDVTVLITGETGTGKEVLAHALQQESSRRDKAFITLNCAALPESLVESELFGHKKGAFTGATADKEGLLKAANGGTLFLDEINSLSLPIQGKLLRFLESGEYMAVGDTKTHKLNVRILAATNTDLNKEILQGTFRQDLYFRLNVIPIELPPLRERLEDIEALTEHFFSNYAKTHALPVAKFSPSSLQSLTNYPWPGNIRELRNLCERFSILMSGKTIETDSLPPEIIKHSLNVMPSSFNLPSDGVKLDTLLTSFIQQALQRSQGNYSKSAKLLGISRFTLYYRLRKMSIDTPKFSD; this is translated from the coding sequence ATGAGTAATTTCAAGGCTTTTATTGGTCAGTCTCCAATAATGGCCGATGTAATCAACAGTGCACGCATCGTTTCGAGTTCCGATGTCACGGTACTCATTACCGGAGAGACTGGTACAGGTAAAGAAGTGCTGGCACACGCCCTTCAACAAGAAAGTTCGCGAAGAGATAAAGCGTTTATTACCTTAAATTGTGCAGCACTACCAGAAAGTCTGGTGGAGTCCGAATTATTTGGTCATAAAAAAGGTGCATTTACGGGTGCCACAGCCGATAAAGAAGGATTGCTAAAAGCAGCAAATGGCGGCACATTATTTTTGGATGAAATTAACTCTTTAAGCTTACCGATTCAAGGCAAATTATTACGCTTTCTTGAATCTGGTGAATATATGGCGGTGGGTGACACCAAAACGCATAAATTAAATGTGCGCATTTTAGCGGCCACAAATACTGATTTAAATAAGGAAATTTTACAAGGCACCTTTCGTCAGGATTTGTATTTTCGTCTGAATGTAATTCCCATAGAATTGCCTCCGCTACGTGAAAGACTGGAAGATATTGAGGCCCTTACTGAGCATTTTTTTAGCAACTACGCCAAAACCCATGCTTTACCTGTTGCTAAGTTTAGCCCATCGTCGTTGCAATCCTTAACTAATTACCCTTGGCCGGGTAACATACGCGAACTTCGTAACTTGTGTGAACGATTTAGTATCTTAATGTCGGGTAAAACGATTGAAACTGACAGCCTGCCACCGGAAATTATCAAACATAGTTTAAATGTAATGCCATCCAGCTTTAACTTACCTTCTGATGGAGTAAAACTAGATACACTGCTAACCAGTTTTATTCAGCAAGCATTGCAAAGATCTCAAGGTAATTACAGCAAATCTGCCAAGTTACTGGGTATATCGAGATTCACTTTATACTACAGACTACGTAAAATGAGTATTGATACCCCCAAGTTCAGCGACTAA